One Aegilops tauschii subsp. strangulata cultivar AL8/78 chromosome 2, Aet v6.0, whole genome shotgun sequence genomic window, CACAGACCCCCACACATATATAATCCCAGGCTTGCATATCCGGTGCAGTGATTGTTCGACATAAACTTGCGAGTACAGGAACCTACTACTACTAAGACACTATACTAATCAAGTCacattttgttcaatttgctACCATGTAGTTGTGTAGAGGATGTACCTGGCTGGGCAAAGTCGCTCGAGTCTACTCTGTCTCACCATCAAAAATCACCACTGTGGCCGTGTCTTGGCCGTCGGGGATACGTCTTCGCCCTGGCCCTTCCTGTGAGGCCGGGTCACGGCTCCTCGATACATCAGCGAGGAGGATATCAGGTCATGGAAGCAAAAAGGAAGAATTTTCTTCATGTTGCTACCATGTAGAGGATGTACCTAGCTGGGCAAATTCGCAGGAGTCTGCTCTGTCACAGATGGGCTGCAGCAGTTCCATGCCCCCTTGTGACCTATGGCCGCTCGTACTCAGTCGATGTCGACCTTGCAAAAGATCGATGATGCATTAGGTGCATTTGTGTTTTGATTGTGCAAACAACAAAATCCGAAGGCTGTTAATTGCCATCTTTCAGAAACAAAACATTTAAGATTGTTTGTTTGTTAATTTAACTTGATTTATAGTACATGTTGAACTAATTAAATACACATAAAATATATAGAAAGTTCATGTTTACCTCTTCAAATTGAACAATATTAAAAAAAGAATAAATAGACAAATAAGATATTTCGTTTTTATATGGGAAAATTTTAGAAGAACAAACAAGTAACTTAGTGGCATGCAATCAATGATAAGTTGTTTATTTAATTAATACAACAATTTAATTATTTAGTAAGTTCTGATTTCTGACATATTTTCTAATTTATTAAGAGGTGTGCGTTTCATGAAAAAAGGAAAGATATCTGCACCATACATAAGTACATATCTGAAAAAGGAAAGATATCTGCACCATACATAAGAATATATCTAAAAAAAGGAAAGATATCTGCTACCCAGCCTTCCCCTGCATGGCCTACCTATATATGTTAACCTCATGTGCCATCCCTCATCCCCCTCCTTACTCTCCCTTCCCCCATCACAGATATCAAAGGATCAAAATACCCAGACTTGGAGGACAAATTCCCGAGGAGTACCTTCTGTAAGCAAGGGGCATCAAGAAGGCGAGTTCCTCTAGGTATGCAAATTTCTAGATCTTCCTCTTTTGTAAAAGGGTAACAGTTATTATATTAGGATCATGTTTGGTCAGGCATACCATCAAATTTCGAAAAAAAACACCAGTGGAGATAGTGCCATCTTATAAAAAGATCATAGCCAATACAATTGACTGTAGATCTAATCAAGCAGTCCTATTAGGTGGGCTGCAACTGAATACAAACAGTTCTTTCAGATATTATAGGCTAATAGTCTATTCTGGACATCGCACGTGTGTCATACACCTAACTTTTGAAGTCATGACCATAGTTGACTGCCTAACTTTTTAATGAAATCTCATATATATATTTGAGccagaaaaacaaaaaaataactTATTAAGTGTTTCAACATGCCAGAAAACAAACAAATATAATAGGACTGCTTGAAGATATATATCATCAGAGTCATAATATTAAGTCATTACATGTAATagaaattgcttgaggacaaaaTGCTTCGATGGAATAGTCTAAAATTATTCACAATGGATATGTAATACTCTAATACCAACTATATCCCAACCGAATGAATCTACATTATCAAGATAGAGCAAGTAATACAATGAATATAACAAATTGAGGACAGTGTCAAAGCACAGCATCTGGACAAGCAAGCAATAAAAGCAAAGTTGGGCAGGAAGATCTGTTGCTGTATGATGCAGTACGTAGAAGGTTGCATAGTTAAATTAAAATAAACTACCACTGGTTTTGAACAGAAAAACTGTACAGAAGTCAAGGGGAGTAATTGTATATGACATAAATAAAAGAATATATAAGGAATACAGATTCAGGCATAAGTTCCAGGTAAGCATGGTACAAAGTACAGAAAACAAGATAATATGCTGCTCATAAAATTATATACAACTTACCTGCTTTCCAATTCTTTGTGAACTGTTCTCTTTCTCTTGAAGTACTTTTTGAACTCTTTGTACAGCAGCTCTAGCATTTTCAATCTCCATGCGTGCATTAGTTCGTTCTTCGTCAACAATTCTCCTAGCATCTTCAGAAGCCTGTGAACGATATAGAAAGAGTGATTTGTGAAAATGAAAAAATGGGAATATACCAAGATTAAGCATACTTGATATGGATAAATGATGTTTATAAAAAATACTAAAACGACGCGCCAATCCAAGAGGAATTGGAACATGCTTTACTCACAAATCATTGCCAGCATGTTATTTTCTTAACCATGGTAAGAAAATCAGGCAGAACTCCTAAAAATTTGCTGTTCAACAAACCATCGGCAGGCCCCTGAAAATTTGCTGTGCATTTGCAAGGAAAGAACACCATTTCAAATTTGTAGTACTGTTTGATAGTCTGTTTCAGAAGTCCCAACAAAGGAAAAACTTCAGCTTGGCTTGCTTAATCATGGCAGATAATTTACATTTAAAAACGACGGAACTAAGTTTTCCTCCAAAGCCAGTAGCAAGCAGGGAAAATACACATGACATTTATAGTACATTGTAAACAGAGAACACAGAATGGATCATGGTACTAAAATGTGCTTACAAAGGTCCATAGAATAAAGATACTTCCAAAGTACGAGGATCAACTCACCAGTTTCAGTAAGTCGCTATTCTCGTGACCTCGGTTTTCTGCTGACGCAACTCATTTTCTCTTTTGGACAGCTGAACTGCTAAAATATCCACCTATAGAAAGTGTCAAACTATTAAAGTGCTCACAAACAAAGGGATGATTTAGGCATATATATTTAGCTGGAGACTTCTTTTAAGAAACCATATTGGTTAGTTTAGAACACTTGCAGCGTCATTAAAGATACTCTAAAAACGCACTGAGGAATAATAATCCTTCACGTGGTTGTAAATATGGTTCAAAAGAAGAAACACCAACCATAGATACTGATTCCTCAAATTCATCCTTATATTTGTCAGCTACTTGTCCTCTCAGTGACTCCAATACACTCTTTAGATTCTTCAGAAGGATGTCTCGCTCCAATAAAGCCACTTGTTTACATTTAACCTGAGAGTTAAAGCCAATGCAATAACTTAAGGTCTGTAATAACTGGACCAATTGCTAAATGAGTGTTCAGGAATCAGGAAGACCCATACCTCATTAGATAATAATGTGGCAGTACTGAGGCCCTTCTCAAATTTCATTGCGAGCTCGCGGACTGAAAGA contains:
- the LOC120974718 gene encoding stomatal closure-related actin-binding protein 1-like; amino-acid sequence: MKFEKGLSTATLLSNEVKCKQVALLERDILLKNLKSVLESLRGQVADKYKDEFEESVSMVDILAVQLSKRENELRQQKTEVTRIATY